In Phlebotomus papatasi isolate M1 chromosome 1, Ppap_2.1, whole genome shotgun sequence, the following proteins share a genomic window:
- the LOC129808217 gene encoding T-complex protein 1 subunit eta — protein MQPQIVLLKEGTDTSQGKPQLISNINACQAIVDAVRTTLGPRGMDKLIVSGGKSTISNDGATIMKLLDIVHPAARTLVDIAKSQDAEVGDGTTSVVLLAGEFLKQVKPFVEEGVHPRIIIKAIRKALQLCVDKIEELAVKIEKNNEAETRSLLTKCAATAMNSKLIHQQKDFFSKMVVDAVLQLDELLPLDMIGIKKVSGGALEDSLLVAGVAFKKTFSYAGFEMQPKSYENCKIALLNIELELKAERSNAEIRVDNVQEYQKIVDAEWQILYDKLAKIHASGANVVLSKLPIGDVATQYFADRDMFCAGRVPDEDLRRTLKACGGAVLTTVHDLVDSNLGTCQHFEERQIGGERFNLFQGCTNAKTCTLILRGGAEQFLEETERSLHDAIMIVRRTIKNDAVVAGGGAIEMELSKILRDYSRTIAGKEQLLIGAIAKALEVIPRQLCDNAGFDATNILNKLRQKHAQGHCWYGVDIMKEHIADNFEACVWEPSVVKINALTAACEAATMILSVDETIKSPKSQEAPQAGGMPMGRGMGRPMM, from the exons CTCTTGGTCCTCGTGGAATGGACAAACTTATCGTCAGTGGCGGTAAGTCCACGATATCCAACGATGGGGCGACCATCATGAAGCTGCTGGACATTGTCCATCCGGCAGCCAGGACACTGGTAGACATTGCCAAGTCGCAGGATGCTGAAGTAGGAGATGGAACAACGAGTGTTGTGCTCCTGGCTGGAGAGTTTTTGAAGCAAGTGAAGCCCTTTGTTGAGGAAGGAGTTCACCCGCGCATTATCATTAAAGCCATAAGAAAAGCTCTGCAATTGTGCGTGGACAAAATTGAGGAACTGGCAGTGAAGATTGAGAAGAACAATGAGGCGGAAACTCGTTCTCTCCTCACAAAATGCGCAGCCACAGCCATGAATTCCAAGCTGATCCATCAGCAAAAGGATTTCTTCTCAAAGATGGTGGTGGATGCTGTCCTGCAACTGGATGAGCTTCTGCCTCTGGATATGATAGGAATCAAAAAAGTGTCTGGAGGAGCTCTTGAGGATTCCCTCTTGGTGGCTGGAGTGGCTTTCAAGAAGACTTTCTCGTACGCTGGCTTTGAGATGCAGCCCAAATCGTATGAGAATTGCAAAATAGCCCTGCTCAACATCGAGCTGGAGCTCAAAGCTGAACGTTCCAATGCCGAAATCCGCGTTGACAATGTCCAGGAATATCAGAAAATTGTTGATGCCGAATGGCAGATTCTCTATGACAAACTGGCCAAGATTCATGCTTCAGGAGCCAATGTTGTTCTCTCCAAATTGCCCATTGGAGATGTAGCTACGCAGTATTTCGCCGACAGAGACATGTTCTGCGCTGGACGCGTTCCAGACGAAGATCTCCGTCGTACACTGAAAGCCTGTGGAGGAGCTGTCCTGACCACAGTTCATGATCTCGTTGATTCCAATCTCGGAACCTGTCAGCACTTCGAAGAACGTCAAATTGGCGGAGAACGTTTCAATCTCTTCCAGGGCTGCACCAATGCCAAGACCTGCACTTTGATCCTCCGTGGAGGTGCTGAGCAGTTCCTCGAGGAGACAGAGAGATCACTTCATGATGCAATTATGATTGTGAGGCGTACCATCAAGAATGACGCTGTTGTGGCTGGCGGAGGAGCCATTGAGATGGAACTGTCCAAAATTCTCAGGGATTACTCACGCACAATTGCAGGAAAGGAGCAACTTCTTATTGGAGCCATTGCTAAAGCTCTCGAAGTGATTCCCAGGCAACTCTGTGACAATGCTGGCTTCGATGCCACAAACATTCTCAACAAATTGCGCCAGAAGCATGCTCAAG GACATTGCTGGTATGGTGTGGACATTATGAAGGAGCATATAGCTGATAATTTTGAGGCTTGCGTTTGGGAGCCATCTGTTGTGAAGATAAATGCTCTGACGGCTGCCTGTGAAGCTGCAACGATGATCCTGTCCGTGGATGAGACGATTAAGAGTCCCAAATCTCAAGAAGCACCACAGGCCGGAGGAATGCCAATGGGCCGAGGAATGGGTCGTCCAATGATGTAA